A single window of Watersipora subatra chromosome 9, tzWatSuba1.1, whole genome shotgun sequence DNA harbors:
- the LOC137404905 gene encoding uncharacterized protein, whose amino-acid sequence MRIGGRARRSLALSFEEKHPLILPEKDHVSKLLIERAHQKVYHQGQAMTLGALRTQGYWITAANKLVKRHIHQCAPCRAMRAPAVQQQMGELPQSRIEPTPPFTHIGMDCFGPNTVKDRRIEVKRWGLLTCMYSRAIHIELLDSMSTDALINAPRSFICIRGPVKTICCDNGTNFIGAKNELLASFASLGSGIQDALKDFMIEFKFNSPSASHAGGVWERQIRTVKSVLNAMLPTYTTRMDTMALKTAFYEVMAIVNSRPLSVDNLNKPDEIVLTPNHLVLMKPSQPTVVPGEFDNQEVYGRKMRRKVQFAEHFWTEWRNQYFVHINKRQKWTKMERSIAIGDIVLIMDENLPRGQWLIAVVQQVFKDNDALVRRVQLRVANRHLDRQGKKMTEPSVLERPVQKLILLVPAIDS is encoded by the coding sequence ATGAGAATTGGTGGGAGAGCTAGGAGATCCTTAGCGTTAAGCTTCGAAGAGAAGCACCCTCTGATATTGCCTGAGAAAGATCATGTCTCAAAATTGCTGATAGAACGAGCCCATCAGAAGGTGTATCACCAAGGGCAGGCCATGACCTTAGGGGCTCTAAGAACTCAAGGCTATTGGATAACAGCTGCGAACAAGCTAGTTAAACGCCATATTCATCAGTGTGCACCTTGCAGAGCCATGAGGGCACCAGCAGTACAGCAGCAGATGGGAGAACTGCCCCAAAGCCGGATTGAGCCTACTCCGCCTTTCACGCATATAGGTATGGACTGTTTTGGACCAAACACAGTTAAGGATCGCCGTATAGAAGTAAAGAGATGGGGTCTCCTGACTTGCATGTATTCTAGGGCTATCCACATAGAGCTCCTGGATTCAATGTCAACAGACGCTCTAATAAACGCTCCGCGCTCCTTTATTTGCATTCGAGGTCCCGTTAAAACAATATGCTGCGACAACGGAACAAATTTTATAGGCGCAAAAAATGAGCTCCTCGCCAGTTTTGCGAGCCTGGGCTCCGGCATTCAAGACGCCTTGAAGGACTTTATGATAGAGTTTAAGTTCAATTCTCCGAGTGCCAGCCACGCCGGCGGTGTGTGGGAGAGGCAGATACGCACAGTGAAGTCTGTGCTCAACGCTATGCTTCCTACCTATACCACAAGAATGGACACGATGGCTCTGAAAACCGCTTTCTACGAAGTCATGGCTATCGTGAATAGCAGGCCACTTAGTGTGGATAATCTCAACAAGCCTGACGAAATAGTGCTCACACCTAACCATTTGGTCCTTATGAAGCCCAGTCAACCAACTGTAGTTCCAGGAGAATTTGACAATCAAGAGGTGTATGGCCGTAAAATGCGGCGAAAGGTACAATTCGCTGAACACTTCTGGACAGAGTGGCGCAATCAGTACTTTGTTCACATAAACAAACGGCAAAAATGGACAAAGATGGAGAGATCCATAGCAATTGGTGACATCGTGTTGATAATGGACGAAAATCTACCACGAGGACAATGGCTCATAGCAGTCGTACAGCAGGTGTTCAAGGACAATGATGCCCTGGTACGAAGAGTCCAGCTGCGAGTAGCAAACAGACACCTCGACAGACAAGGAAAGAAGATGACGGAACCTTCTGTGCTGGAGAGGCCCGTCCAGAAGTTGATACTTCTTGTGCCAGCAATAGATAGTTAG